The segment TTTGTGTGTAGAGATTTTTGCTCTCTTTCTTTTTTTACCGCTTGGCATAATGTTTAATGTTTTTTAAACCTTTTAGGTTTAGATTAAAATTGTATTACTTTACAGCTACTTTACTTTTTACTCCTTCAGTAAAAGTTTTTGCTGGTTTAAAAGCTGGAATATTGTGAGCTGGAATCTTAATAGTTGTATTCTTAGAAATATTTCTACCAGTTTTTTCTGCTCTTGTTTTGATAATAAAACTACCAAAA is part of the Polaribacter sp. SA4-10 genome and harbors:
- a CDS encoding HU family DNA-binding protein, yielding MTKADIVSKISDKSGIEKTDVLATVEAFMTEVKDALENGDNVYLRGFGSFIIKTRAEKTGRNISKNTTIKIPAHNIPAFKPAKTFTEGVKSKVAVK